A window from Symbiopectobacterium purcellii encodes these proteins:
- the folD gene encoding bifunctional methylenetetrahydrofolate dehydrogenase/methenyltetrahydrofolate cyclohydrolase FolD, translated as MAAKIIDGKTIAQQVKDEVCARVKQRLAEGKRAPGLAVVLVGDNPASQIYVASKRKVCDEVGFVSRSYDLPSSTTESALLALIDELNADNTIDGILVQLPLPEGINNTKVIERIAPDKDVDGFHPYNVGRLCQRDPLLRACTPRGIITLLERYNVDMFGLNAVVVGASNIVGRPMSLELLLAGCTTTVTHRFTKNLRQHVEQADLLIVAVGKPGFIPGDWIKPGAIVIDVGINRLDNGKVVGDVEFSVAQERASLITPVPGGVGPMTVGTLIQNTLQACEEYHDGNA; from the coding sequence ATGGCAGCAAAGATTATTGATGGTAAAACGATTGCGCAGCAAGTGAAGGATGAAGTTTGTGCGCGCGTCAAGCAGCGTCTGGCCGAGGGCAAGCGTGCGCCAGGACTGGCTGTTGTGTTAGTCGGCGATAATCCCGCCTCACAGATTTACGTCGCGAGCAAACGTAAAGTGTGTGACGAAGTGGGCTTTGTCTCTCGCTCTTATGATTTACCTTCCAGCACCACGGAAAGCGCGCTGCTGGCACTCATCGACGAACTGAATGCCGACAACACCATTGATGGTATTTTAGTTCAATTGCCGCTGCCCGAAGGAATTAATAACACCAAAGTCATAGAGCGCATCGCACCCGATAAAGACGTGGACGGTTTCCACCCTTACAATGTCGGTCGTCTGTGCCAGCGCGACCCGCTGCTGCGTGCCTGCACACCGCGTGGCATCATCACGCTGCTGGAACGTTACAACGTAGACATGTTTGGCTTGAACGCCGTAGTGGTGGGTGCCTCCAATATCGTTGGCCGCCCGATGAGTCTGGAACTGTTGCTGGCCGGTTGTACCACCACCGTGACTCACCGTTTTACCAAGAACCTGCGTCAGCACGTTGAGCAGGCCGACTTGCTGATTGTAGCGGTCGGCAAACCGGGCTTTATTCCTGGCGACTGGATCAAACCGGGTGCCATCGTGATCGATGTCGGTATCAATCGTCTGGACAACGGAAAAGTGGTGGGCGACGTGGAGTTTTCCGTCGCACAAGAGCGCGCGTCGCTGATAACGCCAGTGCCCGGCGGTGTTGGCCCTATGACCGTTGGCACCCTGATTCAAAATACGCTGCAAGCCTGCGAAGAGTACCACGACGGCAACGCGTAA
- the ybcJ gene encoding ribosome-associated protein YbcJ, translating into METFHLDKHPHVELCDLLKLLGWSESGAAAKAAIADGNVTVDDQVETRKRCKIIAGQRVNFAGQSVNVVP; encoded by the coding sequence ATGGAAACTTTTCATCTCGATAAACACCCGCACGTTGAACTGTGCGATCTGCTTAAACTGCTCGGCTGGAGTGAAAGCGGTGCCGCCGCCAAAGCCGCCATTGCAGACGGCAACGTCACCGTTGACGATCAGGTAGAAACGCGTAAACGCTGCAAAATCATTGCCGGGCAACGGGTCAACTTTGCCGGGCAATCGGTCAATGTGGTGCCCTAA